In Paenibacillus sp. FSL M7-0420, a single genomic region encodes these proteins:
- a CDS encoding glutamate-5-semialdehyde dehydrogenase has protein sequence MSEVVNKTTLAKATTGVLASLTTAQKNEALLVMAAALRAEADYIIAANAEDLERGRLNGTPESMLDRLALDAGRIDSIAEGLQQIAVLPDPVGDNLETIERPNGLHIEKVRVPLGVIGIIYEARPNVTVDAAGLCLKTGNAVVLRGGSSALSSNRAIAEVLHRALAGTALPPDALQLIEDPNRSSVDEMLKLNGLLDVIIPRGGSSLIQNVVLNATVPVIETGAGICHTYLDASANPEMARRISLNAKAQRPSVCNSMETLLVHRAYAEEHLAALAEAFREARVELRGCQDTVALIPWAVPATPEDFATEYNDYILNIRIVDTLEEALGHIAEFGTKHSECIVTEDAANAARFLQEIDAAAVYHNASTRFTDGFEFGFGAEIGISTQKLHARGPMGLPALTSSKYMIHGSGQIRG, from the coding sequence ATGAGTGAAGTGGTTAACAAGACAACGCTGGCCAAAGCAACGACAGGGGTACTCGCAAGCCTGACTACCGCCCAGAAGAATGAAGCCCTGCTGGTGATGGCTGCCGCCCTGCGTGCCGAAGCTGATTACATTATTGCCGCCAACGCCGAAGACCTGGAACGCGGCCGGTTGAACGGCACACCGGAGTCGATGCTCGACCGGCTGGCCTTGGATGCGGGACGGATTGACAGTATAGCCGAAGGCTTGCAGCAGATTGCTGTTCTGCCTGATCCGGTTGGAGACAATCTGGAGACGATCGAACGGCCAAACGGCCTGCACATTGAGAAGGTACGGGTTCCGCTTGGGGTCATCGGCATTATCTATGAAGCACGCCCCAACGTCACCGTTGACGCTGCCGGACTATGCCTTAAGACCGGCAATGCCGTGGTGCTGCGCGGCGGCTCCTCCGCCCTCTCCTCCAACCGTGCCATCGCCGAGGTGCTGCACCGCGCACTTGCAGGTACCGCCCTTCCGCCGGATGCCTTGCAGCTGATCGAAGATCCTAACCGTTCCTCCGTGGATGAAATGCTGAAGCTGAACGGACTGCTGGATGTCATCATCCCGCGTGGAGGAAGCTCTCTGATTCAGAATGTGGTTTTGAATGCCACCGTACCGGTTATTGAAACAGGAGCAGGCATATGCCATACTTATCTGGATGCAAGTGCCAATCCGGAAATGGCCCGGCGTATTAGCTTGAATGCGAAGGCCCAGCGGCCTTCGGTCTGCAATTCAATGGAGACACTGCTGGTTCACCGTGCCTACGCCGAAGAACATCTCGCCGCACTTGCCGAAGCCTTCCGCGAGGCCCGTGTGGAGCTGCGCGGCTGCCAGGATACCGTTGCTCTTATCCCTTGGGCTGTGCCTGCCACACCAGAGGACTTCGCTACAGAATACAACGATTATATTCTAAATATTCGTATCGTGGACACGCTGGAAGAGGCTCTCGGACATATCGCGGAATTCGGCACCAAGCATTCCGAATGTATTGTAACTGAAGACGCGGCGAATGCTGCACGCTTCCTGCAGGAGATTGACGCTGCAGCGGTATATCACAATGCATCTACCCGGTTCACGGACGGCTTTGAGTTCGGCTTCGGCGCCGAGATCGGCATCAGCACCCAGAAGCTCCATGCCCGCGGGCCAATGGGACTGCCTGCACTCACTTCAAGCAAATATATGATTCACGGCTCCGGCCAAATCAGGGGTTAA
- the proC gene encoding pyrroline-5-carboxylate reductase gives MCQQPAIPLINHNIVFYGAGSMAEAIVRGLIARNVVESDRIIMLNRSSSERLAELRSRYGVLGYNAPESKLEALRTAPVIVLAMKPKDAAEALRSLGPLLSPDQLVISVIAGLTIRTMQGLLGNPQPVVRTMPNTSSSIGLGATGIAFSKEVGEDSRRTALNIFEAVGLTAVIDEERMETLTGISGSGPAYIYYMMEAMIAAGIRGGLPLAQSRELTVQTVLGAARMVQQTGEEPASLRKKVTSPNGSTQAAIEVLERGDFFETVISAVNRCAERSREMGSALEQELH, from the coding sequence ATGTGCCAGCAACCAGCAATTCCGCTCATCAATCATAATATCGTTTTTTACGGCGCAGGCTCGATGGCTGAGGCCATTGTACGGGGATTGATTGCCCGGAATGTAGTGGAATCGGACCGGATTATTATGCTGAACCGCAGCAGCAGCGAGCGCCTGGCTGAGCTCCGCAGCCGTTACGGCGTGCTCGGCTATAATGCTCCCGAGTCCAAGCTCGAGGCTCTGCGCACTGCGCCGGTCATCGTTCTAGCCATGAAGCCCAAAGACGCTGCCGAAGCGCTCCGTTCACTGGGACCGCTGCTGTCGCCGGATCAGCTCGTCATCTCCGTCATTGCCGGGCTGACCATCCGTACGATGCAAGGCTTACTGGGTAATCCGCAGCCTGTGGTCCGCACCATGCCGAACACCTCCAGCTCCATCGGCCTTGGTGCTACCGGGATTGCCTTCTCCAAGGAGGTTGGCGAAGACAGCCGCCGCACAGCGCTTAATATCTTCGAAGCGGTCGGCCTGACGGCGGTCATTGACGAAGAACGGATGGAGACCTTAACCGGGATCTCCGGCAGCGGACCGGCTTACATCTATTACATGATGGAAGCGATGATCGCTGCCGGTATCCGCGGAGGGCTGCCGCTTGCGCAGAGCCGTGAGCTGACCGTCCAGACCGTGCTTGGCGCAGCCCGGATGGTGCAGCAGACCGGTGAAGAGCCTGCCTCCCTCCGCAAAAAGGTCACCTCGCCGAATGGATCTACCCAGGCGGCCATTGAAGTACTGGAGCGCGGCGATTTCTTCGAGACCGTCATTTCCGCCGTCAACCGGTGTGCGGAACGTTCCCGGGAGATGGGCTCGGCTCTGGAGCAGGAGCTGCACTAA
- a CDS encoding DnaD domain protein: MDGKGWNTWGEGVAFGLENGMAVIPYALLKYYRKLNLTGSESMLLIHLLSFRQVEGIDFPSLEELQAVTGRSIPVIAGELQKLMKEGFISIDGDNDELRDIHYERYNFSGLYAKLGAYLAELSRENAQEKPSQSGREPGARAVAHYSGATAPDGGYGRPAVPGDKESEDGRSLFSIFEKEFGRPLSPMECESISGWVDEDRYPEELILLALKESVFAGKVHFRYIDRILLEWARNRVKNAQDVKAYSQKFRGGGR, encoded by the coding sequence ATGGACGGAAAAGGTTGGAATACCTGGGGCGAGGGCGTAGCCTTCGGCCTGGAGAACGGAATGGCCGTCATTCCTTATGCACTCCTGAAATATTACCGGAAGCTGAATCTGACCGGCAGTGAATCCATGCTGCTGATTCACCTGCTCTCCTTCAGACAGGTAGAGGGGATTGACTTTCCTTCTCTGGAGGAGCTGCAGGCAGTAACCGGGCGCAGTATTCCGGTGATTGCCGGAGAGCTGCAGAAGCTCATGAAGGAGGGGTTCATCAGCATCGACGGAGATAACGACGAGCTGAGAGACATCCATTATGAGCGCTATAACTTCTCCGGCTTATACGCGAAGCTGGGTGCTTATCTGGCGGAACTCTCCCGGGAGAATGCTCAGGAGAAGCCCAGCCAGAGCGGGCGGGAGCCAGGGGCCCGGGCAGTGGCTCATTACTCCGGGGCTACAGCACCGGATGGCGGCTATGGCCGCCCGGCTGTGCCGGGTGACAAGGAGTCAGAAGACGGACGCAGTCTGTTCAGCATTTTCGAGAAGGAATTCGGGCGTCCGCTATCCCCCATGGAATGTGAATCCATTTCCGGCTGGGTGGATGAAGACCGCTATCCCGAAGAGCTGATTCTGCTCGCGCTGAAGGAATCTGTCTTCGCCGGAAAAGTTCATTTCCGCTATATTGACCGCATCCTGCTGGAATGGGCCCGCAACCGGGTGAAGAATGCCCAGGATGTCAAAGCCTATTCCCAGAAATTCCGGGGCGGCGGCAGATGA
- the asnS gene encoding asparagine--tRNA ligase translates to MANKSVIKNVNEHVGETVVIGCWVNNKRSSGKIQFLQLRDGTGYIQGVVVKSEVPEQVWDDAKSLTQESSLYVTGIIREEPRSQSGYELTVTGIEVLHLTENYPITPKEHGVDFLMDHRHLWLRSSKQRAVMVIRAEIIRAVQQFFNERGFTKVDPPILTPTSAEGTTNLFHTKYFEEDAYLTQSGQLYMEAAAMALGRVYSFGPTFRAEKSKTRRHLIEFWMIEPEMAFTDHEESLCVQEDFISFVVQSVLTNCRAELEAVGRDVSKLENIKAPFPRISYDDAIKFLNEKGYEIAWGDDFGAPHETAIAEMSDRPVFITHYPASFKAFYMKPHPDRPEVVLCADMIAPEGYGEIIGGSQRIDDPALLEARFKEHNLSMDTYKWYMDLRTYGTVPHSGFGLGLERTVAWICGLDHVRETIAFPRTLYRLYP, encoded by the coding sequence ATGGCTAACAAGAGTGTAATCAAGAACGTGAATGAGCATGTCGGAGAGACTGTTGTCATCGGATGCTGGGTGAACAACAAGCGCTCCAGCGGTAAAATTCAGTTCCTGCAGCTTCGCGACGGTACCGGTTATATCCAGGGGGTTGTGGTGAAATCAGAAGTCCCTGAGCAGGTCTGGGATGATGCCAAGAGCCTCACCCAGGAAAGCTCGCTGTATGTGACCGGAATCATCCGTGAGGAGCCCCGCAGCCAGTCAGGTTACGAGCTGACGGTTACGGGCATTGAAGTTCTGCATCTTACCGAGAATTATCCAATCACACCTAAGGAGCATGGCGTCGATTTCCTGATGGATCACCGTCATCTCTGGCTGCGTTCCTCCAAGCAGCGGGCGGTAATGGTGATTCGTGCGGAGATTATCCGCGCAGTTCAGCAGTTCTTCAATGAGCGCGGCTTCACGAAGGTGGACCCGCCGATTCTGACACCAACGTCAGCAGAAGGCACGACCAACCTGTTCCACACCAAGTACTTCGAAGAGGATGCGTATCTTACCCAAAGCGGACAGCTGTATATGGAAGCCGCAGCCATGGCGCTGGGTCGCGTCTATTCGTTCGGGCCTACCTTCCGTGCAGAGAAATCCAAGACCCGCCGCCACTTGATTGAGTTCTGGATGATTGAGCCGGAAATGGCTTTCACCGATCATGAAGAGAGCCTGTGTGTGCAGGAGGATTTCATCAGCTTTGTCGTGCAGTCCGTGCTTACGAATTGCCGCGCTGAGCTGGAAGCGGTGGGCCGCGATGTCTCGAAGCTTGAGAACATCAAAGCACCATTCCCGCGTATCAGCTATGACGATGCGATTAAGTTCCTGAATGAAAAGGGCTATGAAATTGCCTGGGGCGATGATTTCGGGGCTCCTCATGAGACGGCGATTGCCGAGATGAGCGACAGACCGGTCTTCATTACCCACTATCCGGCTTCCTTCAAGGCTTTCTATATGAAGCCGCATCCTGATCGTCCGGAAGTGGTGCTGTGTGCGGATATGATTGCTCCTGAAGGCTACGGGGAGATCATCGGCGGATCACAGCGTATTGATGATCCGGCGCTGCTGGAAGCCCGCTTCAAGGAACATAACCTGTCTATGGACACCTACAAATGGTACATGGATCTGCGCACCTACGGCACGGTTCCACACTCCGGCTTCGGTCTGGGGCTGGAGCGTACAGTAGCCTGGATCTGCGGTCTGGACCATGTCCGTGAGACCATTGCCTTCCCTCGTACACTGTACCGTCTTTACCCTTAA
- a CDS encoding acetate/propionate family kinase, which produces MKVLVINAGSSSLKYQLYDMTDESVLAKGLVERIGMDSSILTHKPTGKQEVTEVSEILEHTTAIRKVLANLTDKEHGVIASINEINAVGHRVVHGGESFKESALVTTEAKSEIRRLFDLAPLHNPAALLGILAAESNMPGVPQTVIFDTAFHSTMPEKAYLYAIPRVLYSKYKIRRYGFHGTSHDYVSKAAAEFVGRPLEELKIITCHIGNGASLTAIDGGISVDTSMGMTPLEGLMMGTRSGDIDPAIVPYVMNKEELTHGEVNSMLNKHSGMLAISGISSDMREIIEGYEKGEPNASLAFEMYEYRLRKYIGAYTAALNGADVIVFTAGVGENASLLREKVLRNLSYLGIELDAEANKVRSGDPRRISTASSKVQVLVVPTNEELVIARDTYRIVQGING; this is translated from the coding sequence ATGAAAGTATTAGTAATTAACGCAGGCAGTTCTTCTCTGAAATATCAGCTCTATGACATGACGGATGAATCCGTACTTGCCAAAGGTCTGGTTGAGCGTATCGGTATGGATTCCTCCATTCTGACCCACAAACCAACCGGCAAACAGGAAGTTACCGAGGTTAGCGAAATTCTGGAGCACACTACAGCGATCCGCAAGGTTCTGGCGAATCTGACTGACAAGGAACACGGCGTCATTGCATCCATTAACGAGATTAATGCTGTAGGCCACCGCGTAGTACACGGAGGAGAGAGCTTTAAGGAATCCGCACTTGTTACTACGGAAGCCAAGTCCGAAATCCGCCGTCTGTTCGACCTGGCTCCGCTGCATAACCCTGCCGCGCTGCTTGGTATTCTGGCTGCCGAGAGCAATATGCCGGGTGTGCCGCAGACCGTTATTTTCGACACAGCCTTCCACTCCACCATGCCTGAGAAAGCATATTTGTACGCTATTCCAAGAGTACTGTACAGCAAATACAAGATCCGCCGTTACGGCTTCCATGGGACTTCCCATGATTATGTAAGCAAGGCTGCGGCTGAGTTTGTCGGACGTCCGCTGGAAGAGCTGAAGATCATTACCTGCCACATCGGTAACGGTGCCAGCCTCACGGCTATAGACGGCGGTATCTCTGTAGATACTTCGATGGGGATGACTCCGCTTGAAGGTCTGATGATGGGTACACGCAGCGGTGACATCGACCCTGCTATTGTTCCTTACGTAATGAACAAGGAAGAATTGACTCATGGTGAAGTCAACTCTATGCTTAATAAGCACAGCGGTATGCTGGCGATCTCCGGGATCAGCAGCGACATGCGGGAAATTATCGAAGGATACGAGAAGGGCGAGCCGAATGCTTCGCTGGCCTTCGAAATGTACGAATACCGTCTTCGCAAATACATCGGGGCTTACACCGCAGCACTTAACGGTGCAGACGTTATCGTCTTCACTGCCGGTGTAGGGGAGAATGCGTCCTTGCTTCGTGAGAAGGTCCTGCGCAACCTGTCCTACCTGGGTATTGAGCTGGACGCCGAAGCCAACAAGGTTCGTTCGGGCGATCCGCGCCGTATCTCTACTGCAAGCTCCAAGGTACAGGTACTTGTGGTTCCGACGAACGAAGAGCTGGTGATTGCACGCGATACCTATCGTATTGTGCAGGGAATTAACGGCTAA
- a CDS encoding 3-hydroxyacyl-CoA dehydrogenase family protein yields the protein MNFKKIGVIGGGTMGQGIAEMLAAKGLDVMLVEKTAERLNYSYEMIETSLDKQLEKWAITQAEKKLILGRIQKVTHFAELSSCDMVIETIVEDLEAKQKVFNQLDQVCPSHIILASNTSTLSLTELASSTMYPERVIGMHFIHPVGKVDLVEIVRGLKTSDSTFEDTKAFVDEIVEKKGVMIYESPGFVSSRLICLFINEAMHVLQEGVASPEDIDDAMRIGYQFQNGPLEMADRFGLDSVLAALENMFREYGELKYRPSTILKKMVRAGQLGAKSGEGFFKYDKDGDRV from the coding sequence ATGAATTTTAAGAAGATCGGTGTCATCGGCGGAGGCACAATGGGACAAGGGATTGCCGAAATGCTGGCAGCCAAGGGCCTGGATGTCATGCTGGTGGAGAAAACTGCAGAACGGCTGAACTACTCCTACGAAATGATCGAGACCAGTCTCGACAAGCAGCTGGAGAAATGGGCGATTACCCAGGCGGAGAAGAAGCTGATCCTGGGCCGTATCCAGAAGGTTACACATTTCGCTGAACTGAGCTCCTGCGATATGGTCATTGAGACCATCGTTGAAGATCTGGAAGCCAAGCAAAAGGTATTCAATCAGCTCGATCAGGTGTGTCCGAGCCACATTATTCTTGCCAGCAATACGTCAACGCTTAGCTTGACTGAGCTTGCAAGCTCTACAATGTATCCGGAACGCGTTATCGGCATGCACTTCATACACCCTGTAGGTAAGGTGGATCTGGTTGAAATCGTGCGCGGTCTGAAAACCTCGGACAGCACATTTGAAGATACCAAAGCCTTTGTCGATGAGATTGTTGAGAAAAAAGGCGTTATGATCTACGAATCCCCCGGATTTGTATCTTCACGCCTCATTTGCCTGTTCATTAACGAGGCTATGCATGTGCTCCAGGAAGGGGTTGCCTCTCCTGAAGATATTGATGACGCTATGCGCATCGGCTACCAGTTCCAGAACGGGCCGCTTGAAATGGCAGACCGCTTCGGTCTGGATTCCGTTCTTGCCGCACTGGAGAACATGTTCCGTGAATACGGCGAGCTCAAGTACCGTCCTTCGACCATTCTCAAGAAGATGGTGCGTGCTGGACAACTGGGTGCGAAATCGGGCGAAGGCTTCTTCAAGTATGACAAGGATGGTGACCGGGTATGA
- a CDS encoding AAA family ATPase has protein sequence MPKYWKEVVAGFVPVMLIFMAFVGINIFPVIIALGMVAALLFIAHARGGLTVNAGADKKRKKNGPSKLTFEEIGGQDNAKQELREALDFLIRHEEISKFGIRPLKGILLTGPPGTGKTLMAKAAAHYTGSVFVAASGSEFVEMYVGVGAGRVRDLFKDARTRALKENKQSAIIFIDEIDVIGGKREGGQQREYDQTLNQLLTEMDGIYNNDTPRILLVAATNRKEMLDSALLRPGRFDRHIQVDMPDKKGRKSILDLHAKNKPLHDTVDLDKIAEEAYGFSGAQLESVMNEAAIYMMRENLTLVEQRHLSMAIDKVMMGEKTDRETNHEEKKRVAIHELGHAIMAELLRPGSVSQVTLTPRGQALGYVRHNPQTEQYLYTKDYLENQIMIALGGAAAEEMYYGGRSTGSRGDFDQALNIVETMMKSGLTSLGIANLQMVTTEELMKENSKILDELMIRTKDLLEQQRNIFDYSLDILMKEEVLSGEQFRCQFRDSVLLPA, from the coding sequence ATGCCTAAGTACTGGAAAGAGGTTGTAGCCGGATTCGTTCCGGTCATGCTGATTTTTATGGCTTTTGTGGGGATTAATATCTTCCCTGTAATCATAGCGCTGGGTATGGTTGCCGCGCTCCTGTTCATTGCCCATGCCCGTGGCGGTCTGACGGTTAATGCAGGTGCAGATAAGAAGCGCAAGAAGAACGGCCCCTCCAAGCTGACCTTTGAAGAGATCGGCGGACAGGACAATGCCAAGCAGGAGCTGCGTGAAGCGCTGGACTTCCTGATCCGGCACGAAGAAATCAGCAAGTTCGGGATTCGCCCGCTCAAGGGAATTCTGCTTACAGGTCCTCCGGGAACAGGAAAGACGCTGATGGCTAAGGCTGCGGCGCATTATACGGGCTCCGTGTTTGTAGCTGCCTCGGGCAGTGAATTCGTTGAGATGTATGTCGGTGTGGGTGCGGGACGCGTACGCGATTTGTTCAAGGATGCCCGCACACGCGCACTCAAGGAGAATAAGCAAAGCGCCATTATTTTCATTGACGAAATCGACGTCATCGGCGGGAAGCGCGAAGGCGGACAACAGCGTGAATATGATCAGACCCTCAATCAGCTGCTGACGGAGATGGACGGGATTTATAACAATGATACCCCGCGCATTCTGCTGGTAGCTGCAACGAACCGCAAGGAGATGCTGGATTCTGCGCTGCTGCGCCCGGGGCGTTTTGACCGCCATATTCAGGTGGATATGCCTGACAAGAAGGGCCGCAAGTCGATTCTCGACCTGCATGCCAAGAACAAGCCGCTGCATGATACCGTGGATCTGGATAAAATCGCCGAAGAAGCTTACGGCTTCTCGGGTGCGCAGCTGGAGAGCGTGATGAACGAAGCCGCGATCTACATGATGCGCGAGAATCTGACCCTGGTAGAGCAGCGTCATCTGTCGATGGCGATCGACAAGGTGATGATGGGTGAGAAGACCGACCGTGAGACCAACCATGAAGAGAAGAAGCGGGTAGCGATTCATGAGCTTGGACATGCTATTATGGCTGAGCTGCTGCGCCCCGGAAGCGTTAGCCAGGTAACACTGACTCCGCGCGGTCAGGCTCTAGGGTATGTCCGGCATAATCCGCAGACCGAGCAGTATCTGTACACGAAGGATTACCTGGAGAACCAGATTATGATTGCCCTTGGCGGAGCGGCTGCCGAAGAGATGTATTACGGCGGACGCAGTACCGGTTCCCGTGGAGACTTCGATCAGGCGCTGAATATCGTTGAGACGATGATGAAGTCAGGGCTCACCTCGCTGGGCATTGCGAATCTGCAAATGGTTACCACCGAAGAATTAATGAAGGAAAACAGTAAGATACTGGATGAGCTTATGATCCGTACTAAGGACCTGCTGGAGCAGCAGAGAAATATATTTGATTACTCCCTTGACATTTTAATGAAGGAAGAAGTTCTCTCCGGAGAGCAATTTCGTTGTCAATTTCGTGACAGTGTCCTTTTACCGGCATAA